Proteins encoded by one window of Clostridium perfringens:
- the holA gene encoding DNA polymerase III subunit delta encodes MIDLDGLYENLKKGKIEKSYILVGLDELLIKEGIENIIDNVLDEEFKDLNLIRLDGNNLNFDDFMNACETLPFMSDRKVVVLNRTNIFKDKQDKETEKLYKQCVEYFQNTPEHCVLIAYTTLKDKRDRVNRLSKLKKLEKSSCIVSVEKLKGAKLQQKVGRIFQRYNKNIGKIELKYFCDSVENNFDVIEREVDKIVNYVGEREITRKDIDLLLPPRYEDDIFDLVELISIKRAKQAIDLMDELIGRGQDPIFILSQIREQFQKLHRVKIRLSEKYRIDEIKKDFLEASRVNLPDFVIEKFINQSKKFSNKQLNKCINLCLYTEKKLKSNSNLNKKTELELMIVSTVI; translated from the coding sequence ATGATAGATTTAGACGGTTTATATGAAAATTTGAAAAAAGGAAAGATAGAAAAAAGTTATATATTAGTTGGATTAGATGAGCTTTTAATTAAAGAAGGTATAGAAAATATAATTGATAATGTATTAGATGAAGAATTTAAGGATTTAAACCTAATTAGATTAGATGGTAATAACCTTAATTTTGATGATTTCATGAATGCTTGTGAAACATTGCCTTTTATGAGTGATAGAAAAGTAGTAGTTTTAAATAGAACTAATATATTTAAGGATAAACAAGATAAAGAAACTGAAAAATTATATAAGCAATGTGTAGAATATTTTCAAAATACACCAGAACATTGTGTTTTAATAGCATATACAACTTTAAAGGATAAAAGGGATAGAGTTAATAGATTAAGCAAACTAAAAAAGCTTGAGAAGAGCAGTTGTATAGTTTCTGTTGAAAAGTTAAAAGGGGCAAAACTGCAACAAAAAGTAGGAAGAATCTTTCAAAGATATAATAAAAATATAGGAAAAATAGAATTAAAATACTTTTGTGACTCAGTAGAAAATAACTTTGATGTTATAGAAAGAGAAGTTGATAAAATAGTAAACTATGTTGGTGAGAGAGAAATAACTAGAAAAGACATAGATTTACTACTTCCTCCTAGGTATGAGGACGATATATTTGATTTAGTTGAGCTTATTTCAATTAAAAGAGCAAAGCAAGCCATAGACTTAATGGATGAATTAATAGGCAGAGGACAAGATCCTATATTTATACTGAGTCAAATCAGAGAGCAATTTCAAAAGTTACACAGGGTAAAAATAAGACTTTCTGAAAAGTATAGAATTGATGAAATAAAGAAAGATTTTTTAGAAGCTAGCAGGGTAAATTTACCTGACTTTGTAATAGAAAAATTTATTAATCAGAGTAAGAAGTTTTCTAATAAACAGCTTAATAAATGTATTAATCTATGCTTATATACAGAAAAGAAACTTAAGAGTAATTCAAACTTAAATAAAAAAACAGAGTTAGAACTTATGATAGTGAGCACTGTAATATAA
- the spoVAC gene encoding stage V sporulation protein AC, which translates to MYENDKKIRTKFDQLEQQIRPKPKLLRNCIMAFIVGGLICVIGQFVRNTFLYYGFTEEQVSSLTPMTMVFLGALLTGLGLYDRIAAKAGAGTIVPITGFSNAMVSPAIEFKKEGFVMGVGAKMFTIAGPVLVYGTGTSVIVGLIYYLLLRVGIVG; encoded by the coding sequence ATGTATGAAAATGACAAAAAAATAAGGACTAAGTTTGATCAACTTGAACAACAAATAAGACCAAAACCAAAGCTTCTTAGAAATTGTATAATGGCATTTATAGTAGGTGGATTAATTTGTGTAATAGGACAATTTGTGAGAAATACTTTTTTATACTATGGCTTCACAGAAGAACAAGTTAGTAGTTTAACACCTATGACTATGGTTTTTTTAGGAGCTCTTTTAACAGGACTTGGATTATATGATAGAATAGCGGCTAAGGCTGGAGCAGGTACTATAGTTCCTATTACTGGTTTTTCAAATGCCATGGTGTCACCTGCTATAGAATTTAAAAAAGAAGGCTTTGTAATGGGAGTAGGGGCTAAAATGTTTACTATTGCAGGTCCTGTTTTAGTTTATGGTACAGGAACCTCTGTAATAGTTGGACTAATATATTACTTATTACTTAGAGTTGGAATTGTGGGGTGA
- the spoIIAB gene encoding anti-sigma F factor, whose translation MDNKMRLEFLAKSENEGFARVSVSAFIAQLDPTIEELTDIKTAVSEAVTNAIIHGYECDESKVVIIEASICEDEISITVEDNGIGIENLEEAREPLYTSKPELERSGMGFTVMETFMDSLEVYSEKDKGTKIIMKKKMNT comes from the coding sequence ATGGATAATAAAATGAGATTAGAGTTTTTGGCTAAATCTGAAAATGAAGGATTTGCAAGGGTGAGTGTATCAGCTTTTATTGCTCAGTTAGATCCAACTATTGAAGAATTAACTGATATAAAGACTGCTGTTTCTGAGGCTGTAACAAATGCTATAATTCATGGGTATGAATGTGATGAGAGCAAAGTGGTTATTATTGAGGCTAGTATTTGTGAAGATGAAATAAGTATAACTGTAGAAGATAATGGTATAGGAATAGAAAATTTAGAAGAAGCAAGAGAACCCTTATATACATCTAAACCAGAATTAGAGAGATCAGGTATGGGATTTACTGTTATGGAAACATTCATGGATTCTTTAGAAGTTTATAGTGAAAAGGATAAGGGTACAAAAATAATAATGAAGAAAAAAATGAATACATAG
- the spoIIAA gene encoding anti-sigma F factor antagonist translates to MWLDFEKIGNVLVVSLIGELDHHSAEEVRVKIDDRISRENIRKLVLDFSGVTFMDSSGIGVIIGRYKKISMRSGEVNIISVSKSIKRVFELSGIFKIIKYYENLDEALKVG, encoded by the coding sequence ATGTGGTTAGATTTTGAGAAAATAGGAAATGTTTTAGTTGTAAGTTTAATTGGAGAATTAGATCATCATAGTGCAGAAGAAGTAAGAGTAAAAATTGATGATAGGATTAGTAGAGAAAATATAAGAAAGCTTGTATTGGATTTTTCAGGTGTAACTTTTATGGATAGTTCAGGAATTGGTGTTATTATTGGAAGGTATAAAAAGATAAGTATGCGTTCAGGTGAAGTTAACATAATATCTGTAAGTAAAAGCATAAAAAGAGTTTTTGAGTTATCTGGAATATTTAAGATAATAAAGTATTACGAAAATTTGGATGAAGCTCTAAAAGTGGGTTAA
- the rpsT gene encoding 30S ribosomal protein S20 — translation MANIKSAKKRIKVTEKKTLRNKMIKSALKTAIKKFEVAVEANNKAEAATLYVEAARALDMSASKGVVHKNMAARKKSRLAAKLNAMA, via the coding sequence ATGGCAAATATTAAATCAGCAAAGAAAAGAATAAAAGTTACTGAAAAGAAAACTTTAAGAAATAAGATGATTAAGTCAGCTCTTAAAACTGCTATAAAGAAGTTTGAAGTAGCTGTTGAAGCTAATAACAAAGCAGAAGCTGCAACTTTATACGTTGAAGCTGCTAGAGCTTTAGATATGTCTGCTTCTAAAGGAGTAGTTCATAAAAACATGGCTGCTAGAAAGAAATCAAGATTAGCTGCTAAGTTAAACGCTATGGCTTAA
- the gpr gene encoding GPR endopeptidase has protein sequence MYNVRTDLAVESREIYKHRYNREIDGVVFEEKTVEEDIKVTNVDILNDEGAKAMGKPIGRYVTIDIPEYTHYDGGIMDEVSHVVAASLEELINLPEERTALVVGLGNWNVTPDAIGPKVVGKLMVTRHLKKVMPDIIDDSVRPVCAIAPGVLGITGIETGEIIKSLVEKINPDLVVCIDALASRKLERVARTIQISNTGISPGAGVGNHRMQINEESLGIPVIALGVPTVVDAATIANDAMDLVLDEMINQADAGKEFYNILNNIDKNEKGMMIKSLLDPYVGDLMVTPKEIDDIIESVSKIIANGINIALQPNMVLEDINKFLN, from the coding sequence ATGTACAATGTAAGAACTGATTTAGCTGTTGAAAGTAGAGAGATTTATAAACATAGATATAATAGGGAAATTGATGGGGTAGTTTTTGAAGAAAAGACTGTGGAAGAAGATATTAAAGTTACAAATGTTGACATATTAAATGATGAAGGTGCTAAAGCTATGGGAAAACCTATAGGTAGATATGTTACCATAGATATCCCTGAGTACACTCATTATGACGGTGGCATTATGGATGAGGTTTCTCATGTGGTGGCAGCCTCCTTAGAAGAACTTATTAATTTACCAGAGGAGAGAACTGCTTTAGTAGTTGGGCTTGGAAACTGGAATGTTACACCTGATGCCATAGGACCTAAGGTTGTAGGTAAGTTAATGGTAACAAGACACTTAAAGAAAGTTATGCCGGACATAATAGATGATTCAGTAAGACCAGTTTGTGCTATAGCTCCTGGAGTTTTAGGTATAACAGGAATTGAAACTGGAGAGATAATAAAATCATTAGTGGAAAAAATAAATCCAGATTTAGTAGTTTGTATTGATGCTTTAGCTTCAAGAAAATTAGAAAGAGTGGCAAGAACTATTCAAATAAGCAATACTGGAATATCACCAGGGGCTGGAGTTGGAAATCATAGAATGCAAATAAATGAAGAAAGCTTAGGTATCCCTGTTATTGCCTTAGGAGTACCAACTGTTGTAGATGCAGCTACTATTGCAAATGATGCCATGGATTTAGTTTTAGATGAAATGATAAATCAAGCAGATGCTGGCAAAGAATTTTATAATATATTAAATAACATAGACAAGAATGAAAAGGGAATGATGATAAAGAGCCTTTTAGACCCTTATGTAGGAGATTTAATGGTTACCCCAAAAGAAATAGACGATATAATAGAATCAGTTTCAAAAATAATAGCAAATGGAATCAATATAGCCCTTCAACCTAATATGGTATTAGAGGATATAAATAAATTTTTAAACTAA
- a CDS encoding ComEC/Rec2 family competence protein, whose protein sequence is MKKFEKVIINRPLGLICIFTILGIITYYFGSFNLIGTAFLVVPLILFSYLLLDIDNFNIGIIFFLIAILSCTIYYEPKFQQEGVQEIRIIEVTDKVILGKIDGRIVEVRNQSGIEIEYGEKIYGVCKFKRNINLDRGHVGQVFLKKVLKREKDLIYKIKNIPKKYYENLSENFSSSESALLNAVLWGDKENLTYNQKDFLSDLGVIHLICISGFHIALLFSIIYKKFSFKIALSICTIYVILVGASSSALRALIMITLLKSSKRLFKTYDPLSSISLGAIILLIYKPYNLFSMGFLLSFGGTLGIILFYKKLLEGFYMLPPKLNEYLSLGLSAQAFIYPILVIAFGKFSINFLISTFLVTPIIVILLQILLISILIGGNLIGVIVFLINIIFMVFRGILVFLDKVVWVTPYLSPVFAIAYMTMFLWIYMSIKGFKKFKIGVYLVIPVLILNLYVFGAKIRIVEDKWNKAIVIESGFKKVALVNNNSDYFKKSIMKKEYVNEVIHLKKESQFELTKRYSISIEDNFNTITLMPENSDYDIIDLIQKKSAYIL, encoded by the coding sequence ATGAAAAAGTTTGAGAAAGTTATTATAAATAGACCTTTAGGATTAATTTGTATTTTTACTATTTTAGGAATTATAACATACTACTTTGGTAGTTTTAACTTAATAGGTACAGCTTTTTTAGTTGTACCTTTAATTTTGTTTAGCTATCTTTTATTAGACATAGATAATTTTAATATAGGCATAATATTTTTCCTCATAGCTATTTTAAGTTGCACCATCTATTATGAGCCTAAATTTCAACAAGAAGGGGTTCAAGAAATAAGGATAATAGAAGTTACAGATAAAGTTATACTAGGAAAGATAGATGGAAGAATAGTTGAAGTAAGAAACCAAAGTGGAATTGAAATTGAATATGGAGAAAAAATATATGGAGTTTGTAAATTCAAGAGAAATATTAATTTAGATAGAGGTCATGTTGGACAGGTTTTCTTAAAGAAAGTATTAAAAAGAGAAAAAGACTTAATCTATAAAATAAAAAATATACCAAAGAAGTATTATGAAAACTTAAGTGAAAATTTTTCATCCTCTGAAAGTGCACTTTTAAATGCTGTCTTATGGGGAGATAAAGAAAATTTAACTTATAATCAAAAGGATTTTTTATCAGATTTAGGAGTAATTCATTTAATATGTATATCAGGGTTTCATATAGCCTTACTTTTTTCAATAATTTATAAAAAGTTTTCTTTTAAGATAGCCTTAAGTATATGTACTATTTATGTGATTTTAGTTGGGGCATCTAGTTCAGCATTAAGAGCTTTAATTATGATAACCTTATTAAAGTCTTCTAAAAGGCTATTTAAGACCTATGACCCCTTAAGTTCTATATCATTAGGGGCAATAATACTACTTATTTATAAACCTTATAACCTTTTTAGCATGGGATTTTTATTATCCTTTGGTGGAACATTAGGCATAATTTTATTCTATAAAAAATTATTAGAGGGATTTTATATGTTACCACCAAAGTTAAATGAATACTTAAGCTTAGGATTGTCTGCACAGGCTTTTATATATCCTATTTTGGTAATTGCTTTTGGAAAATTTTCTATTAACTTTTTAATATCAACCTTTTTAGTAACTCCAATAATAGTAATATTATTACAGATACTATTAATTTCTATTTTAATTGGTGGAAATTTAATTGGAGTTATAGTATTTTTAATAAATATAATATTCATGGTATTTAGGGGGATTTTAGTATTTTTAGATAAGGTGGTATGGGTTACTCCTTATTTATCACCAGTATTTGCAATTGCTTATATGACTATGTTTTTATGGATTTACATGAGTATTAAAGGATTTAAAAAGTTTAAAATAGGAGTTTATTTAGTCATACCTGTTTTGATTTTAAATTTATATGTATTTGGAGCTAAAATTAGAATTGTAGAGGATAAATGGAATAAGGCTATAGTTATAGAATCTGGATTTAAGAAAGTTGCCTTAGTAAACAATAATAGTGATTATTTTAAAAAATCCATAATGAAAAAGGAATATGTTAATGAGGTTATTCATTTGAAAAAAGAGTCTCAATTTGAACTAACAAAAAGATATTCAATATCCATAGAAGATAATTTTAATACAATAACTTTAATGCCAGAGAATAGTGATTATGATATAATTGATTTGATTCAAAAGAAAAGTGCGTATATACTTTAA
- the sigF gene encoding RNA polymerase sporulation sigma factor SigF: MDISSIEKDNFNYDKNTTLIVMAKEGNKEAMNKLIEVNTPLVSSICKRFTNRGYDYEDIFQIGSMGLVKAINNFNDSFNVKFSTYAVPMIIGEIKRFLRDDGIIKVSRSTKTLAKKLHYNKEELIKKLNRDPTVDELAEYSGVDKEEVIVALESASSMQYLYDTIHHDEGTPVLLIDKLSEKGEDDDMVNKIALREAISSLDSKGKQIIMLRYFKDKTQIQVAKMLGISQVQVSRIEKKVLKIMKEKLEED, translated from the coding sequence ATGGATATAAGTAGTATTGAGAAAGATAATTTTAATTATGACAAAAATACAACTCTCATAGTCATGGCTAAAGAAGGAAATAAGGAGGCAATGAATAAGCTTATAGAAGTTAATACTCCTTTAGTTTCTTCAATATGCAAGAGATTTACAAATAGAGGGTATGACTATGAGGATATATTTCAGATTGGGTCAATGGGATTAGTTAAAGCTATAAACAACTTTAATGATAGTTTTAATGTTAAATTTTCAACTTATGCTGTGCCTATGATTATAGGTGAAATAAAGAGATTCTTAAGGGATGATGGAATAATAAAGGTAAGTAGAAGCACTAAGACTTTAGCTAAAAAGCTTCATTACAACAAGGAAGAACTAATAAAAAAATTAAATAGGGATCCTACTGTAGATGAATTAGCTGAATACTCTGGTGTTGATAAGGAAGAGGTAATAGTAGCCTTAGAATCAGCAAGTAGTATGCAATATTTATATGATACTATACACCATGATGAAGGAACGCCAGTTCTCTTAATAGATAAACTTAGTGAGAAGGGTGAAGATGATGACATGGTCAATAAAATAGCTTTAAGAGAAGCTATTAGTTCATTAGATTCAAAGGGTAAGCAAATCATAATGCTTAGGTATTTCAAGGATAAAACTCAAATTCAAGTTGCAAAAATGCTTGGTATAAGTCAAGTTCAAGTTTCTAGAATAGAGAAAAAGGTACTAAAAATTATGAAGGAAAAATTAGAAGAGGATTGA
- the lepA gene encoding translation elongation factor 4, protein MDKKKYIRNFSIVAHIDHGKSTLADRLLEKTGTLTQREMEQQVLDTMELEKERGITIKSQAARLIYKRENGEEYILNLIDTPGHVDFTYEVSRSLAACEGAILVVDATQGIQAQTLANCYLALDNDLEIVPVINKVDLASARPDEIKQEIEDVIGIEAEDAPLVSAKTGLNIEDVLEEIVEKVPAPEGDENAPLKALIFDSYYDSYKGVVCHIRVKDGKVKPGTKIKLMSTDKVYEVVETGVFTPALMPLKEGLSAGEVGYITASIKNVRDARVGDTVTEAARPTEEALPGYKPAIPMVYSGIYPVDGAKYEELKEALEKLQINDAALSFEPETSVALGFGFRCGFLGLLHMEIIQERVEREFNLDIITTAPSVIYKVTKTNGESFDLTNPTNLPPMTEIAYMEEPVVKASIITPTDYTGAVMELCQDRRGKFIDMQYLEETRVVIHYEIPLNEIVYDFFDTLKSKTRGYASLDYELKGYEQSKLVKLDILLNGDNVDALSMIVPEVKAYQRGRAIAEKLKEIIPRHMFEVPIQAAVGSKIIARETVKAMRKDVLAKCYGGDISRKKKLLEKQKEGKKRMRQLGTVEVPQEAFMSVLKVD, encoded by the coding sequence ATGGATAAAAAGAAGTATATAAGAAACTTTTCAATCGTAGCTCATATAGATCATGGTAAATCAACATTAGCAGATAGACTTTTAGAGAAAACTGGAACATTAACTCAAAGGGAAATGGAACAGCAAGTATTAGATACTATGGAGCTTGAAAAAGAAAGAGGAATAACAATAAAGTCTCAAGCAGCAAGACTTATCTATAAGAGAGAGAACGGCGAAGAATATATATTAAATCTTATAGATACTCCAGGTCACGTAGACTTTACATATGAAGTTTCAAGAAGCTTAGCAGCTTGTGAAGGTGCTATTCTTGTAGTAGACGCTACTCAAGGGATACAGGCTCAAACTTTAGCAAACTGTTACTTAGCATTAGATAATGATTTAGAAATAGTACCTGTTATAAATAAGGTTGACTTAGCTAGTGCTAGACCAGATGAAATAAAGCAAGAAATAGAGGATGTTATTGGAATAGAAGCAGAGGATGCACCTTTAGTATCAGCTAAAACTGGATTAAACATAGAAGATGTTTTAGAAGAGATAGTTGAAAAAGTTCCAGCACCAGAGGGAGATGAAAATGCTCCACTTAAAGCTTTAATATTTGATTCATACTATGATAGTTACAAAGGAGTTGTATGTCATATAAGAGTTAAAGATGGTAAAGTTAAGCCTGGAACAAAAATTAAACTAATGTCAACAGACAAGGTTTATGAAGTAGTTGAAACAGGAGTATTTACACCAGCTTTAATGCCTTTAAAAGAAGGATTAAGTGCAGGGGAAGTTGGATACATAACAGCTTCAATAAAGAATGTTAGAGATGCCAGAGTAGGTGATACTGTAACAGAGGCAGCTAGACCAACAGAGGAGGCATTACCAGGATATAAACCAGCTATACCAATGGTTTACTCAGGTATATACCCAGTTGATGGAGCTAAGTATGAAGAATTAAAAGAGGCATTAGAAAAGCTTCAAATAAATGATGCTGCATTATCATTTGAACCGGAAACATCAGTAGCTTTAGGATTTGGATTTAGATGTGGATTCTTAGGATTATTACACATGGAAATAATTCAAGAGAGAGTTGAAAGAGAATTTAACTTAGATATAATTACAACTGCACCATCAGTTATATACAAAGTAACTAAGACAAATGGAGAATCTTTTGATTTAACAAACCCAACAAACCTTCCTCCAATGACAGAGATTGCATACATGGAAGAGCCTGTTGTTAAGGCTTCAATTATAACTCCAACTGATTACACTGGAGCTGTAATGGAATTATGCCAAGATAGAAGAGGTAAATTCATAGATATGCAATACTTAGAGGAAACAAGAGTTGTTATACATTATGAAATTCCATTAAATGAAATAGTATATGACTTCTTCGATACTCTTAAATCAAAAACAAGAGGATATGCTTCATTAGATTACGAATTAAAAGGATATGAGCAATCAAAACTTGTTAAGTTAGATATTTTATTAAATGGAGACAACGTAGATGCTTTATCTATGATAGTTCCAGAAGTTAAGGCTTATCAAAGAGGTAGAGCTATAGCTGAAAAACTTAAAGAAATAATTCCAAGACACATGTTTGAAGTTCCAATTCAAGCAGCTGTAGGTTCAAAAATTATAGCTAGAGAAACTGTTAAAGCTATGAGAAAAGACGTATTAGCTAAGTGTTATGGTGGAGATATTTCAAGAAAGAAAAAACTTCTTGAAAAACAAAAAGAAGGTAAGAAGAGAATGAGACAATTAGGAACAGTTGAAGTTCCTCAAGAAGCATTCATGTCAGTTTTAAAAGTTGACTAA
- the spoVAD gene encoding stage V sporulation protein AD: protein MSNNTKRVGSQTIELKSKPRIIATYSVVGPREGQGPLKEYFDKILQDDCNGCESFEKAESSLMITAIEGVIKKGNVKEEDVDYLFSGDLLNQLTSTNFVAREFKIPFFGVYGACSTMAESLSLSSMIMDGDFAKYAIASTSSHFSSAERQFRFPLEYGCQRKEYSQWTVTGSGAMLLGKSGDYPYVTHVTTGIVKDYGIKDADNMGAAMAPAAVDTIYKHFVDTGRKPEDYDVIATGDLGAVGKKLTEELLKEYGYDISKVYIDCGEKIFDNEKQGTFAGGSGCGCSAVVACGYLYRMLKEKKLKRVLLVSTGALLSSTSALQGESIPGIAHAVAIEYI from the coding sequence ATGAGTAATAATACAAAAAGAGTAGGATCTCAAACAATAGAATTAAAAAGTAAACCTAGAATAATAGCTACATATAGTGTGGTTGGTCCTAGAGAAGGTCAGGGGCCTTTAAAAGAATATTTTGATAAAATACTACAAGATGACTGTAATGGCTGTGAAAGCTTTGAAAAGGCTGAAAGTAGTTTAATGATAACTGCTATAGAGGGAGTAATTAAAAAAGGTAATGTAAAAGAAGAGGACGTAGATTATCTTTTTAGTGGTGATTTATTAAATCAGTTAACATCAACAAATTTTGTTGCTAGAGAATTTAAAATTCCTTTTTTTGGAGTGTATGGAGCTTGTTCTACTATGGCTGAATCATTAAGTTTATCATCAATGATTATGGATGGTGATTTTGCAAAGTATGCAATTGCTTCTACATCCTCTCACTTTAGTTCAGCAGAAAGACAATTTAGATTTCCTTTAGAATATGGATGTCAAAGAAAAGAATATTCACAGTGGACTGTAACTGGTTCTGGAGCTATGCTTTTAGGAAAGTCAGGAGATTATCCTTATGTTACCCATGTAACCACAGGAATTGTTAAGGATTATGGAATTAAGGATGCAGATAATATGGGAGCTGCTATGGCACCAGCTGCTGTAGATACTATATATAAGCATTTTGTTGATACAGGAAGAAAACCTGAAGATTATGATGTAATAGCAACTGGAGACTTAGGGGCTGTAGGAAAGAAATTAACAGAGGAATTATTAAAAGAGTATGGATATGATATTAGTAAGGTTTATATAGATTGTGGAGAAAAGATATTTGATAATGAAAAACAAGGAACTTTTGCAGGCGGAAGTGGATGTGGATGCTCAGCCGTTGTAGCCTGTGGATATTTATATAGAATGTTAAAAGAGAAAAAGTTAAAAAGAGTTTTATTAGTTTCCACAGGAGCTTTATTAAGTTCTACATCTGCCTTACAAGGAGAAAGCATACCAGGAATAGCTCATGCTGTAGCTATAGAATATATTTAA
- a CDS encoding stage II sporulation protein P has translation MRGINKREIPIGVIVLLSLLIIFMFRFMKIAASKDMRENLSYIQLLNAGMPVAKGTYYDENAYLESNITLKSLALETLNIKPLDPIELVMNEVPYFGAVNKIASIDKVNYVSAEKVSSFDLNKDSIDIVSEEESKESAELEASKNSEVYDPSLKKELDQSKPEVLIYHTHNSEGYTEERTSNNEEHNVVGVGTLVAKELEENYGISVIHDKTNHSASYEQSYNKSRETVKKYINEYDDFKMVIDIHRDSVGEHNKKNLTANINGESLAKIMFVTTKNSQYFNDAESLAYRFINKANELFPDILRRQETFKYDRGKNAFNQQYNKNSMLIEVGAEVNTSKEAQATAKYIARLIAEELNRKSE, from the coding sequence GTGAGAGGTATTAATAAAAGAGAGATACCCATAGGAGTGATTGTTCTTTTATCTTTACTTATAATATTTATGTTTAGATTTATGAAGATTGCAGCAAGTAAAGACATGAGAGAAAATTTATCATATATACAACTTTTAAATGCAGGAATGCCTGTTGCAAAGGGAACATATTACGATGAGAATGCTTATTTAGAAAGTAATATTACATTAAAAAGTTTAGCCTTAGAAACTTTAAATATAAAGCCTCTAGATCCGATAGAGTTAGTAATGAATGAAGTGCCTTACTTTGGTGCAGTAAATAAAATAGCTTCAATTGATAAAGTTAATTATGTTTCTGCTGAAAAAGTATCTTCATTTGATTTAAATAAAGATAGTATAGATATAGTTTCTGAGGAAGAATCTAAGGAAAGTGCAGAATTAGAAGCTAGTAAAAATAGTGAAGTTTATGATCCAAGTTTAAAAAAGGAACTAGATCAGTCTAAGCCAGAGGTGCTTATTTATCATACTCATAATTCAGAGGGGTATACTGAGGAGAGAACTTCAAACAATGAAGAACATAACGTAGTTGGAGTAGGAACTTTAGTTGCAAAAGAACTTGAAGAAAACTATGGTATATCAGTTATTCATGATAAAACAAATCACTCAGCTTCATATGAGCAATCTTACAATAAATCTAGAGAGACAGTTAAAAAATATATTAATGAATATGATGATTTTAAGATGGTGATAGATATTCATAGAGATTCTGTTGGAGAGCATAACAAAAAGAATTTAACTGCTAATATAAATGGAGAAAGTTTAGCTAAGATTATGTTTGTTACAACTAAGAATAGCCAATATTTTAATGATGCTGAATCCTTGGCCTATAGATTTATTAATAAAGCCAATGAGCTTTTTCCTGATATTTTAAGAAGACAGGAAACCTTTAAGTATGATAGGGGAAAAAATGCGTTTAACCAACAATATAATAAGAATTCAATGCTTATTGAAGTTGGTGCAGAAGTAAATACTTCTAAAGAGGCTCAAGCTACAGCAAAGTATATAGCTAGATTAATAGCAGAAGAATTAAACAGAAAAAGTGAATAA
- the spoVAE gene encoding stage V sporulation protein AE translates to MRILQDYINAFLVGGAICVIGQILIDKTKLTPAKVLVAFVSIGTILGALGIYEKLVQIGGAGATVPLPGFGYALAKATIKEVNEQGLMGAFTGGLKGAAGGITAAIFFGYLMALIFNPKTK, encoded by the coding sequence ATGAGAATTTTGCAAGATTACATAAATGCTTTTTTAGTAGGTGGTGCAATCTGTGTAATAGGACAGATATTAATAGATAAAACTAAACTAACACCAGCTAAAGTATTAGTTGCCTTTGTTTCAATAGGAACAATATTAGGAGCTTTAGGAATATATGAAAAGCTAGTTCAAATAGGTGGAGCAGGAGCCACAGTTCCATTACCTGGTTTTGGGTATGCCTTAGCTAAAGCAACTATAAAAGAAGTAAATGAACAAGGATTAATGGGAGCATTTACTGGTGGATTAAAGGGTGCAGCAGGTGGAATAACTGCGGCTATTTTCTTTGGTTACTTAATGGCATTAATATTTAATCCAAAAACTAAATAA